The Candidatus Rubrimentiphilum sp. genome includes a window with the following:
- a CDS encoding acyl-CoA dehydrogenase gives MSAYQAPLRDMQFVLRELAALDDIAKLPGFEEAAEMADPILAEAANFASQVLDPINQSGDKEGCTWRDGAVTTPKGFKEAYAQFARAGWIGLPVAPEHGGQGLPTLISGATLEMWNAANVGFANGPLLNQGAIEAIELIGSDEQKKRYLPKLVSGEWMGTMCLTEPQAGSDLAQVRTKAVPEGDHYRISGQKIFITFGEHDMAPNIIHMVLARLPDAPTGTKGISMFIVPKFLIGDDGKLGERNDVNCAGIEHKMGLNANPTCTLNYGEHGGAYGYLIGKPNEGLKNMFIMMNAARFSVGVQGLGIADRAYQSALQYAKERLQSRDIGAQTKEPKHIIEHPDVRRMLMSMKSQIEAMRALAYVTAASLDLAAKHPDAKVREQHKAFCGLMIPIVKGWCTEAAVEICSTALQVFGGLGFVEETGIAQQYRDVRITTIYEGTTGIQALDLVGRKIAQDMGATAKAALAAMRADAVGPIGPALAQAVDALSETSIWVGKTAVGDLRVAVACSVPYLKLWGITAGGWQMARAAKIAADKIAANDPESEFYKAKLATAKFYATHILSRAAALAREIVEGSADVLGLSEAQFGLDRKTTVNA, from the coding sequence ATGTCAGCTTATCAGGCTCCCCTGCGGGACATGCAGTTTGTCTTGCGGGAGCTGGCCGCGCTCGATGATATCGCCAAACTTCCGGGATTCGAAGAAGCCGCCGAGATGGCGGATCCGATTCTGGCGGAGGCGGCGAACTTTGCGAGCCAAGTCCTCGATCCAATCAATCAGAGCGGTGATAAAGAGGGCTGCACGTGGCGCGACGGCGCGGTGACGACGCCCAAAGGATTTAAGGAAGCGTACGCGCAGTTCGCTCGCGCCGGCTGGATCGGTTTGCCGGTTGCGCCCGAACATGGCGGTCAAGGTTTGCCGACGCTGATCTCGGGCGCGACGCTGGAGATGTGGAATGCCGCCAACGTCGGTTTTGCAAACGGTCCGCTGCTCAATCAAGGCGCGATCGAAGCCATCGAACTGATCGGTTCCGACGAGCAGAAGAAACGTTACCTTCCAAAACTCGTTTCAGGCGAATGGATGGGCACGATGTGCTTGACCGAGCCGCAAGCGGGTTCGGATCTGGCGCAAGTGCGCACCAAGGCCGTGCCGGAAGGCGACCACTATCGGATCAGCGGCCAAAAGATTTTTATTACGTTCGGCGAGCACGACATGGCGCCTAACATCATCCACATGGTGCTGGCGCGCTTGCCGGATGCGCCTACGGGTACCAAGGGCATCTCGATGTTCATCGTGCCGAAGTTCCTGATCGGCGACGACGGGAAACTAGGTGAGCGCAACGACGTGAATTGCGCCGGGATCGAACATAAGATGGGGCTGAACGCCAACCCGACATGCACATTGAACTACGGCGAGCACGGCGGCGCGTACGGCTATTTGATCGGCAAGCCGAACGAAGGCCTCAAGAACATGTTCATCATGATGAATGCCGCCCGTTTCAGCGTGGGCGTGCAGGGTTTGGGCATCGCGGATCGGGCTTACCAGAGCGCATTGCAATACGCGAAAGAACGGTTGCAATCTCGCGACATCGGCGCGCAAACCAAGGAGCCAAAGCACATCATCGAGCATCCCGACGTGCGCCGCATGCTCATGTCGATGAAATCGCAGATCGAGGCGATGCGTGCGCTGGCGTACGTCACGGCTGCCTCGCTCGATCTCGCGGCCAAACATCCCGATGCGAAGGTTCGCGAGCAGCACAAAGCATTTTGCGGGCTGATGATCCCGATCGTCAAAGGGTGGTGCACCGAGGCCGCGGTCGAGATTTGTTCGACCGCCCTGCAAGTCTTCGGAGGCCTGGGTTTCGTTGAAGAGACCGGCATCGCGCAACAATATCGCGACGTGCGCATCACAACCATTTATGAAGGCACGACCGGCATTCAAGCGCTGGATTTGGTCGGCCGCAAAATCGCGCAAGACATGGGGGCAACGGCAAAAGCCGCGCTGGCGGCGATGCGTGCGGACGCGGTGGGCCCAATTGGTCCGGCGCTCGCGCAGGCGGTCGACGCGCTCTCGGAGACTTCAATTTGGGTGGGCAAGACGGCCGTGGGGGACCTCCGCGTCGCCGTGGCGTGCAGCGTGCCGTATCTCAAATTGTGGGGTATTACGGCCGGCGGCTGGCAGATGGCGCGCGCCGCCAAAATTGCGGCGGATAAAATTGCTGCAAACGATCCGGAGAGCGAGTTCTACAAAGCGAAACTCGCGACGGCGAAATTCTACGCAACACACATCCTTTCGCGGGCTGCGGCACTGGCGCGCGAAATTGTCGAGGGTTCGGCAGACGTTTTGGGACTTAGCGAAGCGCAATTCGGCCTCGATCGAAAGACGACGGTGAACGCTTGA
- a CDS encoding Fur family transcriptional regulator produces the protein MWYNLGRMPTESQTSLTKNYRLVYEIVREQARGTHLAPADVFALAKSKHKGIGFTTVYRALARLRELGLVSEISLPGAQSAYYEPAWPAHAHFRCDVCGGIKDVEYSLSSDIVDGLARKHRLNVHDVSISLHGTCRQCTDRGASPAG, from the coding sequence GTGTGGTACAATCTCGGGCGCATGCCCACCGAATCGCAAACCTCCCTGACCAAGAATTACCGGCTGGTCTACGAGATCGTGCGCGAACAAGCTCGCGGCACGCATCTGGCGCCCGCCGACGTTTTTGCTCTGGCGAAGAGCAAGCACAAGGGCATCGGCTTCACGACTGTCTACCGCGCATTAGCCCGGCTGCGCGAACTTGGGTTGGTTTCGGAGATATCGCTGCCCGGCGCCCAAAGCGCATACTACGAGCCGGCTTGGCCGGCGCATGCACACTTTCGCTGCGACGTTTGCGGCGGCATCAAGGACGTCGAGTATTCGCTATCGAGCGATATCGTTGACGGACTTGCGCGCAAGCATCGCTTGAACGTTCACGACGTCTCGATCAGCTTGCATGGGACGTGCCGTCAGTGTACAGATCGCGGCGCGTCGCCGGCAGGTTAA
- a CDS encoding cyclopropane-fatty-acyl-phospholipid synthase family protein produces the protein MQIATERFASEDPYARIAAAVLRMLFGQAYARDFSIALWDGTAVPASSYSRFTLRVNDPGALRAAFTPPVDLNAGRAFAAGLLDVEGDMEAAVDEMLHIVQHPPPATLVRLALLLRRLPRVQLPQLREAHLRGRLHSLARDRAAIGFHYDQPVEFYRAFLDRNLVYSCAYFDDGVEDLESAQIAKIDHTLRKLRLAPGERLLDIGCGWGALVVRAAKKFGAQVLGVTLSERQAREGVRAIAAESLGHRARIELLDYRELPKTTFDKIVSIGMFEHVGRNKLSEYFATAYRLLEPGGLFLNHGIAMHQRDSRDGKSTGFMGRFIFPDGELVNVAQSLQIAEEAGFDVRDVENLREHYARTLREWVHNLERNRSQAVAAAGDQSYRAWRLYMAASAQGFRSARIGVYQALLAKTKDDGSVNLPATRRDLYTDGTSHAS, from the coding sequence ATGCAAATCGCCACCGAACGCTTTGCTAGCGAAGACCCGTACGCGCGTATCGCGGCCGCGGTGCTACGTATGCTGTTCGGCCAAGCGTACGCGCGCGATTTTTCCATCGCGCTGTGGGACGGCACTGCCGTTCCCGCGTCGAGTTATAGCCGGTTCACGCTGCGCGTGAACGATCCCGGAGCGCTGCGCGCCGCCTTCACGCCGCCCGTGGATCTCAACGCCGGGCGAGCATTTGCGGCCGGCCTGCTCGACGTCGAAGGCGACATGGAAGCGGCGGTGGACGAGATGCTGCATATCGTCCAGCATCCGCCGCCGGCGACGCTCGTACGATTGGCGTTGCTCCTGCGCCGCTTACCGCGCGTGCAATTGCCGCAACTGCGAGAAGCGCACTTACGCGGAAGACTTCACTCGCTCGCGCGCGACCGCGCCGCCATCGGGTTTCACTACGATCAGCCCGTTGAGTTCTACCGCGCGTTTCTGGATCGCAATTTGGTGTACTCGTGCGCGTATTTTGACGACGGCGTGGAGGACTTGGAGAGTGCGCAGATTGCCAAGATCGATCACACGCTGCGCAAGCTGCGGTTAGCTCCGGGCGAACGGCTATTGGATATCGGCTGCGGCTGGGGTGCGCTCGTCGTCCGGGCCGCGAAGAAGTTTGGGGCGCAAGTCCTGGGCGTCACGCTTAGCGAGCGCCAGGCGCGCGAAGGCGTTCGCGCGATTGCAGCCGAGAGCTTAGGCCACCGCGCGCGCATCGAGCTGCTCGACTACCGCGAGCTGCCGAAGACCACATTCGACAAGATCGTCAGCATCGGCATGTTCGAACACGTCGGCCGCAATAAACTTTCGGAATATTTTGCGACAGCATACCGGCTGCTGGAGCCGGGCGGACTTTTTCTCAATCACGGCATTGCCATGCACCAGCGCGATTCGCGCGACGGAAAGTCCACCGGCTTTATGGGACGCTTCATCTTTCCCGACGGCGAACTCGTGAACGTCGCGCAGAGTTTGCAGATCGCCGAGGAGGCCGGCTTCGACGTGCGCGACGTCGAGAATCTGCGCGAGCATTACGCGCGCACGCTGCGCGAATGGGTGCACAACCTCGAGCGCAATCGCAGCCAAGCGGTCGCGGCGGCGGGGGACCAATCGTATCGCGCGTGGCGCTTGTATATGGCTGCCAGCGCGCAAGGTTTTCGAAGCGCGCGGATCGGCGTGTATCAGGCTTTGCTGGCGAAAACGAAGGATGACGGCAGCGTTAACCTGCCGGCGACGCGCCGCGATCTGTACACTGACGGCACGTCCCATGCAAGCTGA
- a CDS encoding dihydrofolate reductase family protein — translation MHAVKLIYITNLSVDGYIEDETGNFDWVSPDQVFEFITELVRPIGTHLLGRRLYQTMSHWDAPLDSYPPEQRDFARVWQNAENIVFSRTLTTATTTNMRIVRDFDPEAIRKLKRESERDITIGGAELAGLALEADLVDECHLFLNPVIVGGGKPAFRSGLHRSLELLGTRRFRSGVIHLHYRTAARPVNP, via the coding sequence GTGCACGCCGTAAAGCTCATCTACATCACCAATCTGTCAGTTGACGGTTACATTGAAGACGAAACCGGTAATTTCGACTGGGTAAGTCCCGACCAGGTGTTCGAGTTCATCACCGAGCTCGTGCGGCCAATCGGAACCCATCTTCTCGGGCGGCGACTCTACCAAACGATGTCCCACTGGGACGCGCCTCTGGACAGCTATCCACCGGAGCAACGTGACTTCGCTCGGGTCTGGCAAAACGCCGAGAACATCGTCTTTTCACGAACGCTGACGACCGCTACGACGACCAACATGCGAATCGTGCGAGATTTCGACCCCGAGGCCATCCGGAAGCTCAAGCGGGAATCCGAGCGGGACATCACCATTGGCGGCGCCGAGCTTGCGGGGCTTGCGCTCGAAGCCGATCTGGTCGACGAATGTCATCTGTTTCTCAATCCTGTGATCGTCGGCGGCGGAAAGCCGGCGTTCCGGTCCGGCTTACACCGGAGCCTAGAGCTTCTCGGCACGCGCCGTTTCCGCAGTGGAGTAATCCATTTGCACTATCGCACGGCAGCGCGCCCCGTAAATCCGTAA
- a CDS encoding DUF5996 family protein, with protein MDDPRWPALPLEEWKDTCDTLHLWTQVPGKVRLALSPEEPEWQQVVLYTNARGLTTGPMPYRGRTCEIAFDFLAHKVFIWTNEGPTREIALVPMSVAAFYNAMLNALKELGIAVQLNPAPQEVPNPIPLDEDTTHASYDRDAIAKFWQILSTVDMIVREHRAPFRGRHTLVQFFWGTFDLAYARFSGKPVVLPPDANLMMRKGGDAQEVCTGFWFGDDRLPEPAFYCYAYPKVEGLETAGVRPGAAGWNTDLGEFIMRYEDVRTAKSPRDAVTEFLKSTFDAASSNWAAS; from the coding sequence ATGGACGATCCGCGCTGGCCCGCGCTTCCACTGGAAGAGTGGAAGGACACCTGTGACACGCTCCACCTCTGGACGCAAGTGCCGGGGAAAGTGCGCCTCGCACTCTCACCCGAAGAGCCGGAGTGGCAGCAGGTTGTGCTCTATACGAACGCGCGCGGATTAACGACGGGACCCATGCCCTATCGAGGGCGCACGTGTGAGATCGCATTCGATTTTCTCGCGCACAAGGTTTTCATTTGGACCAACGAAGGCCCGACGCGCGAGATTGCGCTCGTCCCGATGAGCGTTGCCGCATTTTACAACGCGATGCTGAACGCGTTGAAGGAGCTGGGGATTGCCGTCCAACTGAATCCGGCGCCACAGGAAGTCCCGAATCCCATTCCGCTGGACGAAGACACGACGCATGCGTCGTACGATCGCGATGCCATCGCAAAGTTTTGGCAGATACTCTCGACCGTTGACATGATCGTGCGTGAACATCGCGCGCCGTTCCGTGGACGGCATACGCTCGTGCAGTTTTTCTGGGGGACTTTCGATCTCGCGTACGCGCGGTTCTCCGGGAAGCCCGTTGTGCTACCGCCGGACGCGAATCTCATGATGCGCAAAGGCGGCGACGCGCAGGAAGTCTGCACGGGCTTTTGGTTTGGCGACGATCGCCTGCCCGAACCCGCGTTCTACTGCTACGCCTATCCGAAGGTGGAGGGTCTTGAAACCGCCGGTGTTCGCCCGGGCGCGGCCGGTTGGAACACCGATCTCGGCGAGTTTATCATGCGCTATGAAGACGTTCGCACGGCGAAATCGCCGCGCGACGCCGTCACGGAATTTTTGAAGAGCACGTTCGACGCTGCTTCATCGAATTGGGCCGCTTCGTAG
- a CDS encoding cytochrome c, with amino-acid sequence MQRIIGGLLSAALLASGLAACSSSNSASTSSSTGASTNNTAKTMTASNGAAVFNTNCASCHQSDGKGGATAPALAGNPLVTGPANKVIHIVKNGLTGAVTVNGKSYNGIMPAWKGVISNDDIAAVITYVRSSWGNKASAVTSAQVASTP; translated from the coding sequence ATGCAGCGAATAATCGGCGGCCTCTTGTCCGCGGCGCTCCTGGCGAGCGGTCTCGCGGCGTGTTCCAGTAGCAACAGCGCAAGCACGTCGAGCAGCACCGGAGCTTCGACGAATAACACGGCGAAGACCATGACGGCGTCGAACGGCGCGGCAGTCTTCAATACGAATTGCGCCAGTTGTCATCAGTCCGACGGGAAGGGCGGAGCCACTGCTCCGGCACTCGCGGGCAACCCGCTCGTTACCGGCCCCGCGAACAAAGTCATTCACATCGTGAAGAACGGTTTGACCGGAGCGGTGACGGTGAACGGCAAGTCCTACAACGGCATCATGCCGGCTTGGAAAGGCGTAATAAGCAACGACGACATCGCGGCGGTCATTACGTACGTGCGATCGTCTTGGGGCAATAAAGCGAGCGCGGTAACTTCGGCTCAAGTCGCGTCCACGCCGTAA
- a CDS encoding diguanylate cyclase — protein MPMVIAGLFFGVLLALGLGSLYVAVTVRDRSASWFVGFVGALIVHGLVLAGHGNDYLVLATEILSFVTFLGFTRSFLQTRSAAPAWDRALLAAFAVIVIGDVARHAFSASQILTVGAFVARLAAVAITIGAGITRARAGYQPARFFVLAFVPAVIGNWGFAENGMGFGAMAECLILSFGLLDRMRILDRERLKAQAELARTAQRNTELKTLATRDPLTGIDNRLAFFEKFEDEIEYARRTGLLIGVLYIDLDDFKVVNDRYGHRVGDILLQIFSRRLKNAVRPSDTVARLGGDEFAVLANGLGDAGILDSVKINVEHILDTPIVVDGALVTVGMSIGTAIYPRDGEEADALIESADRRMYHAKHAGAQAPAGEG, from the coding sequence ATGCCCATGGTAATCGCCGGGCTCTTTTTTGGGGTTCTGCTGGCCTTAGGGCTGGGCAGTTTGTACGTTGCGGTTACCGTGCGCGATCGCAGCGCCTCATGGTTCGTCGGGTTCGTTGGCGCGCTGATCGTCCACGGGCTGGTGCTCGCCGGGCACGGCAACGATTACCTGGTACTGGCCACCGAGATTCTGTCATTCGTAACGTTCCTGGGTTTCACGCGCAGCTTTCTGCAAACCCGATCCGCCGCGCCGGCGTGGGATCGAGCGCTTCTCGCCGCTTTCGCCGTAATCGTCATTGGGGACGTCGCGCGCCATGCGTTTTCGGCTAGCCAGATCCTCACGGTAGGCGCTTTCGTCGCGCGGCTCGCCGCCGTGGCTATCACGATCGGTGCAGGCATCACACGCGCGCGCGCGGGCTATCAGCCCGCCCGTTTTTTCGTGCTCGCGTTTGTGCCGGCGGTAATAGGCAATTGGGGCTTCGCCGAAAACGGCATGGGATTCGGGGCGATGGCCGAGTGCCTCATCTTGTCGTTCGGTCTGCTCGATCGCATGCGAATTCTCGATCGCGAACGATTGAAGGCGCAGGCGGAACTGGCGCGCACGGCGCAGCGCAATACGGAGCTGAAAACGCTGGCGACGCGCGACCCGCTGACGGGAATCGACAACCGTCTGGCATTCTTTGAAAAATTCGAGGACGAGATCGAATATGCGCGCCGTACGGGCTTGCTGATCGGCGTTCTCTACATCGATTTGGACGATTTTAAAGTCGTCAACGACCGGTATGGTCACCGGGTCGGTGACATCTTGCTGCAGATTTTCTCGCGGCGCCTGAAAAACGCCGTGCGCCCGTCGGACACGGTGGCGCGTTTAGGCGGAGACGAATTCGCGGTCTTGGCCAATGGGCTGGGGGATGCGGGGATTTTGGATTCCGTCAAGATCAACGTCGAGCACATCCTCGACACTCCGATCGTGGTTGACGGAGCGCTCGTCACCGTCGGAATGAGCATCGGCACCGCGATCTATCCGCGGGACGGTGAAGAGGCGGACGCGTTAATCGAATCTGCCGACCGGCGTATGTACCACGCCAAGCACGCGGGCGCGCAGGCCCCGGCCGGGGAGGGCTAA
- a CDS encoding FtsW/RodA/SpoVE family cell cycle protein, whose product MAAALAVSALALSFAPPKTIGPPWLLAVLVVLSLVWVLVQPRASTRDDALPALAVVLSAFGLLVIARISPVLAQRQQYWLLASLVLVIALGPALANFRRMAAIKYLWVLLSLVLFVLLLTPLGQEVNGARLWIRIGAIQYEPIELIKLFIVFFLAAYLAETADVIAAARAWSIRANLKYLGPLILGWGLSMAILVLQRDIGMAALLLATFAVLLYAGTRRIDLLVGSCAIFIGVAFWAVRHYSYVSTRIAVWRNPFADPLGSGYQASQGYYSLAAGGLFGTGYRLGHPTFIPAAATDYIYAAISEEFGLIGALILLSLFLLLVYRILAIANAQPDLYTKLLAIGLGATMAFQVFIIVGGVVGLFPLTGITLPFISYGGSSLVANFLLVALAWAMSSERTAPR is encoded by the coding sequence ATGGCGGCGGCGCTGGCGGTTTCCGCATTGGCGCTTTCGTTTGCGCCGCCTAAAACTATCGGACCGCCATGGCTGTTGGCGGTTTTGGTCGTGCTCAGTCTGGTCTGGGTGTTGGTGCAGCCGCGCGCGTCCACGCGCGATGACGCACTGCCGGCGCTGGCCGTCGTCTTGTCGGCGTTTGGCCTGCTGGTAATCGCGCGCATTTCGCCGGTGCTGGCGCAGCGGCAACAATACTGGCTGCTGGCGTCGCTGGTGCTGGTGATTGCACTCGGTCCGGCGTTAGCGAACTTTCGCCGCATGGCGGCGATCAAATACTTGTGGGTGCTGCTGTCGCTGGTGCTCTTCGTGCTGCTGCTGACTCCGTTAGGACAGGAAGTCAACGGCGCGCGCCTGTGGATCCGCATCGGCGCGATTCAATACGAACCCATCGAACTGATCAAACTCTTCATCGTTTTCTTTTTGGCGGCGTACCTGGCCGAAACGGCGGATGTGATCGCGGCCGCGCGCGCGTGGTCGATTCGCGCTAACCTGAAATATTTGGGGCCGCTGATTTTGGGTTGGGGTTTGTCGATGGCGATCTTGGTGCTGCAGCGCGATATCGGTATGGCTGCGCTGCTGCTCGCAACGTTCGCGGTGCTGCTTTATGCGGGAACGCGGCGCATCGATCTGCTCGTCGGCAGTTGTGCGATCTTTATCGGCGTTGCGTTTTGGGCCGTGCGTCATTACAGCTACGTGAGTACGCGCATCGCGGTCTGGCGTAACCCGTTCGCCGATCCGCTCGGTTCCGGATATCAAGCCTCGCAGGGATACTACTCGCTCGCGGCCGGCGGCTTATTCGGCACGGGCTATCGCTTGGGCCACCCGACGTTTATCCCGGCCGCCGCGACCGACTACATCTACGCCGCGATCAGCGAGGAGTTCGGCCTGATCGGCGCGCTGATCTTGCTGTCGCTATTCTTGTTGCTGGTTTACCGGATCTTGGCCATTGCGAACGCGCAGCCGGACCTCTACACGAAGCTGTTGGCCATCGGGTTGGGTGCGACCATGGCCTTTCAGGTCTTCATCATCGTGGGCGGAGTCGTCGGGCTCTTCCCGCTCACGGGCATTACGCTGCCCTTCATTTCGTACGGCGGCAGCTCGCTCGTCGCTAACTTTTTGTTGGTAGCGCTAGCTTGGGCCATGAGCTCGGAACGAACCGCGCCTCGATAG
- a CDS encoding FHA domain-containing protein, with amino-acid sequence MTFPAQMRIGSFEILCALAVFGAIVGRSRFAAVPRTPHDLRVNLVLPSHTATLTVSEGHPPRVIGRSSDADVALGDPEVSRRHATLQAARGVLYLTDLGSRNGTYLNGKKLGGEGIEVKIGDHIDVGNTRLDIAEIEGLPWT; translated from the coding sequence GTGACGTTCCCCGCGCAGATGCGCATCGGATCGTTCGAAATACTCTGTGCGCTGGCGGTTTTTGGCGCGATCGTTGGCCGAAGCCGCTTCGCGGCCGTGCCCCGCACCCCGCACGACCTGCGGGTGAATCTGGTTTTGCCGAGCCATACCGCGACGCTCACGGTCTCCGAAGGTCATCCGCCGCGGGTCATTGGGCGTTCTTCTGATGCGGACGTCGCGCTCGGCGACCCTGAGGTTAGCCGCCGCCACGCGACACTTCAGGCCGCGCGCGGCGTACTCTATCTGACGGATCTGGGCAGCCGAAACGGGACATATCTCAATGGAAAAAAACTGGGCGGCGAGGGTATTGAAGTCAAAATTGGGGATCATATAGACGTGGGGAACACCCGGCTCGATATAGCCGAGATCGAGGGCTTGCCGTGGACGTAG
- a CDS encoding FhaA domain-containing protein, which yields MSFFGRVEEACAAFVERAFANMFPSDLEPAQIARKLVATMEARTRQTDNVTVAPAHYTVYVHAADYERLAPHRAYLEGEWSALLADVAERVGISFETPPRAELREGSEMVAGAVEIATEADDEARDRSAYVLRMLGGIASESEFRINGAARVGRSPESDVHLPDPSVSRNHALVDVQNGSLVVHDAGSTNGTYVNRERIDSAVLKAGDVVAFGKAELRVEQP from the coding sequence GTGAGTTTTTTTGGGCGCGTTGAGGAAGCCTGCGCGGCGTTTGTCGAGCGCGCCTTTGCCAACATGTTTCCGAGCGACCTCGAGCCCGCGCAGATCGCGCGCAAGCTCGTCGCAACCATGGAAGCGCGAACGCGTCAAACTGATAACGTCACGGTCGCGCCCGCGCACTACACCGTGTACGTGCATGCCGCCGACTATGAACGCCTGGCTCCGCACCGCGCGTATCTCGAAGGCGAATGGTCGGCGCTGCTCGCCGACGTCGCCGAGCGCGTCGGGATCTCGTTCGAGACGCCGCCGCGCGCCGAACTACGGGAAGGCTCGGAGATGGTGGCCGGCGCGGTCGAAATTGCGACGGAAGCTGACGATGAGGCGCGCGATCGCAGCGCCTACGTCCTGCGCATGCTGGGCGGGATCGCGAGTGAATCCGAATTCCGGATCAACGGTGCGGCGCGCGTCGGGCGAAGCCCCGAGAGCGACGTGCATTTGCCGGATCCCAGCGTCTCGCGGAACCACGCGCTGGTAGACGTGCAAAACGGTTCGCTAGTCGTGCACGACGCCGGTTCGACGAACGGAACGTACGTGAACAGAGAACGCATCGATTCGGCGGTGCTCAAGGCCGGCGACGTAGTGGCGTTCGGCAAAGCCGAGTTGCGCGTGGAGCAGCCGTGA
- the rsmB gene encoding 16S rRNA (cytosine(967)-C(5))-methyltransferase RsmB produces the protein MTPRETALHVVRDVFQADASQDRGAQESLEYRSQKGELDARDRAFCTNLVFGAIKMRRTLDWYLQPYVGGRDKALPPVIAEILRLAIYELQFTAAKDHAVVSEWVNLAKRYGHRGTAGLVNAVLRGFLRDRPAAPAPEDFDNEDDYLGTLYSYPTWIVRQWRAVFGSEQLVDVLKACNEPAQPAATVNRAKGTRAELQTWFAQREVKTQPSELAEDSLLLEGGALAAAGQGESGEAWWLQSESSAMVVDVLNPQPDDKVIDACTGRGNKALQIAARIGDERPVLCIDRDRRKIQMLEKRATAAGLAVEAVAEDATVPVTTQRADRILIDAPCSGLGVLGRHPEARWRKRPDDGERLALTQRALLDALAPQLYEGGAIVYAVCSTDPRETTDVIEWFLGAYNVERGLIPAHFAELQTPAGDLLVPPGLQGRDGFYVARLERR, from the coding sequence ATGACGCCACGCGAGACGGCGCTGCACGTAGTCCGCGACGTGTTTCAGGCCGACGCTTCGCAAGATCGCGGTGCGCAAGAATCGCTAGAGTACCGTTCGCAGAAGGGCGAGCTCGACGCCCGCGATCGGGCGTTCTGCACGAACCTCGTTTTCGGCGCAATCAAAATGCGGCGCACGCTGGACTGGTATTTGCAGCCGTACGTCGGCGGACGCGATAAGGCACTCCCGCCCGTCATCGCTGAAATCCTACGCCTGGCGATCTACGAGTTGCAGTTCACCGCGGCCAAAGATCACGCGGTCGTGAGCGAATGGGTGAACCTCGCCAAGCGATACGGACATCGCGGAACTGCCGGTTTGGTGAACGCGGTGCTGCGCGGTTTTCTGCGCGACCGGCCGGCAGCGCCGGCGCCGGAAGACTTCGATAACGAAGACGACTATCTCGGAACGTTATACTCATACCCGACGTGGATTGTCCGGCAGTGGCGCGCCGTTTTCGGCAGCGAGCAACTCGTCGACGTATTGAAAGCATGCAACGAACCCGCGCAGCCGGCGGCGACGGTGAATCGCGCGAAGGGCACCCGCGCCGAGCTGCAGACCTGGTTCGCGCAGCGCGAGGTGAAGACGCAGCCCTCGGAGTTGGCGGAGGATTCGCTCTTGCTGGAAGGCGGCGCGCTCGCCGCAGCCGGCCAAGGCGAGTCCGGTGAAGCGTGGTGGCTCCAAAGCGAATCGTCCGCTATGGTCGTGGACGTGCTGAACCCGCAGCCGGACGACAAAGTCATCGACGCATGCACCGGTCGCGGGAACAAAGCGCTGCAGATCGCGGCGCGCATCGGCGATGAACGGCCTGTGCTCTGCATCGATCGCGACCGGCGCAAGATACAGATGCTCGAGAAGCGCGCGACGGCTGCCGGTCTGGCGGTCGAAGCAGTGGCGGAAGATGCGACGGTTCCGGTCACGACGCAACGCGCCGATCGTATACTGATCGATGCGCCATGTTCGGGTTTGGGCGTGCTCGGCCGCCATCCCGAAGCGCGCTGGCGGAAGCGCCCCGACGACGGCGAACGCTTGGCTCTCACGCAGCGCGCGCTGTTGGATGCGCTTGCGCCGCAGCTCTACGAGGGAGGCGCCATTGTGTACGCCGTCTGCTCCACCGATCCGCGCGAAACAACTGATGTGATCGAGTGGTTCTTGGGCGCCTATAACGTAGAGCGTGGATTGATTCCGGCGCATTTCGCCGAGCTGCAAACCCCAGCCGGCGATTTGCTCGTTCCACCGGGACTACAAGGGCGCGACGGATTTTACGTCGCCCGGCTGGAGCGGCGGTGA